From a region of the Malania oleifera isolate guangnan ecotype guangnan chromosome 12, ASM2987363v1, whole genome shotgun sequence genome:
- the LOC131144489 gene encoding uncharacterized protein LOC131144489, translating into MKNTIRCCISCILPCGALDVIRIVHSNGRVEEISGTVQAAEIMKAHPKHVLKKSASPSASEEGVVPKIVIVPPDAKLQRGKIYFLMPAPEKTRSKSSARRKKRESESNGTGNSMANLLVSDRYLSEILSEKLSTQRDRRRGRVGVWRPHLESISEAPSDQ; encoded by the coding sequence ATGAAGAACACCATCAGGTGCTGCATCTCCTGCATTCTTCCGTGCGGAGCTCTGGACGTAATTCGGATTGTACACTCCAACGGGCGGGTGGAGGAGATTAGCGGCACCGTTCAGGCGGCGGAGATCATGAAGGCGCATCCCAAGCACGTCCTTAAGAAGTCGGCGTCGCCGTCGGCGTCGGAGGAAGGGGTTGTTCCGAAGATTGTGATTGTGCCTCCAGACGCGAAACTCCAGCGCGGGAAGATCTATTTTCTCATGCCGGCGCCGGAGAAGACCAGATCGAAGTCGTCGGCGAGGAGGAAGAAGAGGGAATCGGAAAGCAATGGAACTGGGAATTCCATGGCGAATCTCCTTGTCTCCGATCGGTACTTGAGTGAAATCCTCTCGGAAAAACTCTCGACGCAGAGGGATCGCCGGAGAGGGCGCGTCGGCGTGTGGAGGCCCCACTTGGAGAGCATTTCTGAAGCGCCCAGTGATCAGTAA